A stretch of Aureispira sp. CCB-E DNA encodes these proteins:
- a CDS encoding MATE family efflux transporter: MKLNKEILQLAIPNIISNISVPLISSVDTGLMGSLSALHIGAVGLGSMIFNFIYWNFGFLRMGTTGMTAQAYGKNNTAAMIHTWGRALLIALLLSAVILLLQQPLASLGFSLMNVSHDQYDLVATYFNIRIWAAPASLVLVVMMGWFFGMQNAIYPLILTIIINVANILASYILVHHFNLGVAGVAYGTVIAQYVGVTAALLLFLFKYKYLIKSFERSIFLSSQEFLGFIQVNSDIFLRTFCLTIAFGFFYSQSATAGTEILAVNTILMQFLNWMSFGVDGFAYAAESLVGKYTGANQPNTTRKTIQLSMYWGMGLAACFSIVYGIWGVNLVHLFTNKPLVIEAAIPYLWWMVLLPIIGTPCYIWDGIFVGLTAVKSMRNSMVIALVAYLGCYLVLSHFYPAPAFLPNILWLSLITFLAIRGLAQWLLFKRSGLNLK, encoded by the coding sequence ATGAAACTTAACAAAGAGATATTACAACTCGCAATTCCCAATATTATCAGCAATATTTCTGTTCCTCTAATTAGTTCTGTAGATACCGGTTTGATGGGTAGTTTGTCTGCCTTACACATTGGTGCCGTTGGCTTGGGATCAATGATCTTTAATTTTATTTATTGGAATTTTGGTTTTCTGAGAATGGGAACTACAGGCATGACCGCGCAAGCCTATGGCAAGAACAATACTGCTGCAATGATTCATACATGGGGACGGGCTTTATTAATTGCGCTGCTGCTAAGTGCCGTTATTTTACTCCTTCAACAACCATTGGCTAGTTTAGGTTTTTCATTAATGAATGTCTCCCATGATCAATACGATTTAGTTGCTACGTATTTTAACATAAGAATTTGGGCAGCTCCCGCAAGTTTGGTTCTTGTCGTCATGATGGGTTGGTTTTTTGGGATGCAGAATGCGATTTACCCACTTATACTAACCATTATCATTAACGTTGCCAATATTCTAGCCAGCTATATTTTAGTTCATCATTTCAACCTTGGAGTCGCAGGAGTTGCTTACGGAACGGTCATTGCCCAATATGTTGGTGTCACGGCTGCCTTGCTGCTATTTTTATTTAAATACAAGTACCTAATAAAAAGTTTTGAGCGATCTATTTTTCTTTCTAGCCAAGAATTTTTAGGCTTCATTCAAGTCAATAGTGATATCTTTTTAAGAACGTTTTGCTTGACCATTGCCTTTGGATTTTTCTATAGTCAATCGGCGACTGCGGGGACAGAGATATTGGCTGTGAACACAATTTTGATGCAATTCTTGAACTGGATGTCTTTTGGCGTAGATGGTTTTGCCTATGCTGCTGAAAGTTTGGTGGGTAAATATACAGGAGCTAATCAACCCAACACCACTCGAAAAACGATTCAATTATCAATGTATTGGGGAATGGGTTTGGCTGCTTGTTTTAGCATAGTATATGGCATATGGGGAGTAAATTTAGTGCATCTTTTCACCAACAAACCACTTGTCATAGAAGCGGCGATTCCTTACCTTTGGTGGATGGTTTTATTACCTATTATAGGAACTCCTTGTTATATTTGGGACGGTATTTTTGTTGGCTTAACTGCCGTAAAATCCATGCGAAATAGCATGGTCATCGCCTTGGTTGCCTATTTGGGCTGTTATTTAGTGTTAAGTCATTTTTACCCTGCTCCTGCTTTTTTGCCCAATATTCTTTGGCTATCACTAATTACTTTTTTAGCGATTCGAGGATTGGCACAATGGCTTTTATTCAAACGATCAGGCTTAAACTTAAAGTAA
- a CDS encoding Lrp/AsnC ligand binding domain-containing protein → MKLDAIDRQILQILMQDANTSYVDVAKQIHVSAGTIHVRMKNLKRLGVVEGAQLTINHSLLGLDMVAFLGIYLERSSMYPEVLLKIQKIPEVVNVHYTTGPYTMFAQVICKDSQDLYDILHNQIQEIKGVQRTESFISLSESIRRPIQILGEE, encoded by the coding sequence ATGAAACTAGATGCTATTGATAGGCAAATATTACAAATTTTGATGCAAGATGCGAATACATCGTATGTAGATGTCGCTAAACAGATTCATGTTTCTGCTGGTACCATTCATGTTAGAATGAAAAATTTAAAGCGTTTGGGAGTGGTAGAGGGTGCTCAGTTAACGATCAATCATAGTCTACTAGGATTGGATATGGTGGCTTTTTTGGGAATTTATTTGGAACGTAGTTCTATGTATCCAGAGGTTTTGTTGAAAATCCAAAAAATTCCAGAAGTCGTCAATGTGCATTATACAACTGGCCCCTATACAATGTTTGCTCAAGTCATTTGTAAGGATAGTCAAGATTTGTATGATATTTTACACAATCAGATTCAAGAAATAAAAGGAGTGCAACGAACGGAGAGTTTTATCTCTCTTTCAGAAAGCATTCGACGTCCCATCCAAATTCTAGGAGAGGAGTAG
- a CDS encoding S41 family peptidase, which yields MQENEPLSNKEKINIFLPLVLALALAGGTWLGFEMANNKNKSYVVVSDQGKYPAKSGKVEEILRFIDARYLEDESSSKLEDAAIEAVLKELDPHSSYISLDNIERVNESLNGNFEGIGIEFYILEDTIYVVGVIEDGPSDKAGLLKGDKIIMIDDSLVAGKGIYNTNVINHLKGKAGSSVELKIKRAGMPNLKDVTITRGEIPMYSVLASCMLNDNTGLIKINRFSGTTYDEFMKALNDLVENKGMKHLILDLRHNPGGYLEAATKILDQLFTSRKLLVYTEGRSYRRKEYNSTGKALFDINKVAVLIDESSASASEIIAGAIQDNDRGLVIGRRSFGKGLVQEQYKLTDGSALRLTVARYFTPSGRYIQKPYDGSEGLYGDDLRNRYESGELYSRDSIHISDSTVYRTINGRIVHGGGGIVPDIFIPLDTSRINAYFQSTSLLGRDYIYKFLDNKRSLLLEQYPTFEDFEQNYTITDQFFHQLVQYTETKELERNNTLLNRYKDDLKIEIKANLADQLYGEKAYYKTLFSVDEMVQRAIAEINRTGKNANPSAMIEKESSDSQNN from the coding sequence ATGCAAGAAAACGAGCCTCTTTCTAACAAAGAGAAAATTAATATCTTTCTGCCTCTTGTCTTAGCACTGGCACTGGCAGGAGGTACTTGGCTAGGGTTTGAAATGGCCAATAACAAAAACAAATCTTATGTCGTGGTTTCTGATCAGGGAAAATATCCCGCCAAATCAGGAAAAGTAGAAGAAATTCTTCGCTTCATAGATGCCCGCTACTTAGAAGATGAATCGTCTTCTAAACTAGAAGATGCTGCTATTGAAGCTGTTTTAAAAGAACTTGACCCTCATTCTAGTTATATCTCTTTGGATAATATTGAACGAGTAAACGAATCTTTGAACGGAAATTTTGAGGGCATTGGTATTGAATTTTATATTCTTGAAGACACGATTTATGTTGTTGGTGTTATCGAAGACGGTCCTTCAGACAAAGCTGGCTTGCTCAAAGGTGACAAGATCATCATGATTGATGATTCCTTGGTGGCAGGAAAAGGAATTTACAATACCAATGTGATTAATCACTTAAAAGGCAAAGCAGGCAGTTCTGTAGAATTAAAAATTAAACGAGCAGGTATGCCTAATCTCAAAGATGTAACAATCACTCGTGGCGAAATTCCAATGTATAGCGTATTGGCATCTTGTATGCTTAACGATAATACGGGGTTGATCAAAATCAATCGGTTTAGCGGGACTACTTATGATGAGTTTATGAAGGCACTAAACGATTTGGTAGAAAATAAAGGAATGAAACATTTGATTCTTGATTTGCGCCACAATCCTGGTGGCTACCTCGAAGCTGCTACCAAAATTCTAGATCAGTTATTTACATCTAGGAAACTCTTAGTTTATACCGAAGGACGTAGTTACCGTCGCAAAGAATACAACTCTACAGGAAAGGCGTTGTTTGATATCAACAAAGTAGCTGTTTTGATTGACGAAAGTTCGGCTTCAGCTAGTGAAATTATTGCTGGTGCTATTCAAGACAATGATCGTGGCTTAGTTATTGGTCGCCGTTCTTTTGGCAAAGGTTTGGTTCAAGAACAGTACAAATTGACCGATGGATCAGCCTTGCGCTTAACTGTGGCTCGTTACTTTACCCCATCTGGTCGATATATTCAAAAACCCTATGATGGCTCCGAAGGTTTGTATGGAGATGATTTACGCAATCGTTATGAGTCGGGAGAATTGTATAGTAGAGATAGCATTCACATTTCTGATTCTACGGTATATAGAACCATCAATGGCAGAATTGTACATGGTGGAGGCGGTATTGTTCCCGATATTTTTATCCCTCTGGATACTTCCCGAATCAATGCTTATTTTCAATCTACTAGCTTATTGGGACGAGATTATATTTATAAATTCTTGGACAACAAACGCAGTCTTTTGCTAGAGCAATACCCTACTTTTGAAGATTTTGAACAAAACTATACCATAACCGATCAGTTCTTTCATCAATTGGTTCAATACACAGAAACGAAAGAACTTGAACGCAACAATACACTACTAAATCGCTACAAAGACGATTTAAAAATTGAAATCAAAGCCAATTTAGCCGATCAACTTTATGGAGAAAAAGCCTACTACAAAACGCTTTTCTCTGTTGATGAAATGGTTCAACGAGCCATTGCCGAAATTAATCGCACAGGCAAAAACGCTAACCCTTCGGCAATGATTGAAAAAGAAAGCTCTGATAGTCAAAATAATTAG
- a CDS encoding T9SS type A sorting domain-containing protein, translating to MRIIQSLQLLACFTCILLSSQLSAQNGWTTCGATAGTLSGNTSSVFEMDTTPAAVFVNTPGPISTVPTTEFVVILQDSMASDTLGNAIIATSIDGRVSPASLGLSAGDTFYIASFSYDIQQIKLAVEGILKNSVPFFGTCCSILDSQAPFPGICDSLNAAGINDSSDVNNINDLLVFLSAFNGGGSVSLRGLNAVLVGINAQIGTLSNIGCTNGVSEICYAADSSETSHERYAVTTATSLFELEDASSLQVAVQPNPFVDYISTGILAEQSGSHTIRVLDATGRTVYQTIKELNSGAQTIGLNLGNLPAGLYYLQVMDHKNVATQKIIKR from the coding sequence ATGCGTATAATTCAATCTTTACAATTGCTAGCATGTTTTACATGTATTTTACTTTCCTCTCAATTATCTGCTCAAAATGGATGGACAACCTGTGGCGCAACAGCTGGAACATTAAGTGGAAACACTTCTAGTGTTTTTGAAATGGATACAACTCCTGCCGCTGTCTTTGTCAACACTCCAGGACCTATTTCTACTGTTCCTACAACAGAATTTGTTGTTATTTTGCAAGACAGTATGGCTAGCGATACACTTGGCAATGCCATTATAGCAACCAGTATTGATGGGCGTGTTTCTCCTGCTAGTTTAGGCTTAAGTGCTGGAGATACTTTTTATATTGCTTCTTTTTCTTATGATATTCAACAAATAAAACTAGCCGTAGAGGGCATCCTAAAAAATTCTGTTCCATTTTTCGGCACTTGTTGTTCTATATTGGATTCGCAAGCACCATTTCCAGGGATCTGTGATTCTCTAAATGCAGCAGGCATTAATGATAGTAGCGATGTTAATAATATCAATGATTTATTGGTTTTCTTATCTGCTTTTAATGGTGGAGGCTCTGTATCTTTGCGTGGACTAAATGCTGTTTTGGTGGGAATTAATGCTCAAATTGGTACGTTGTCTAACATTGGTTGTACCAATGGGGTTAGTGAAATTTGCTATGCTGCCGATTCCTCAGAAACTAGCCACGAGCGTTATGCTGTCACAACTGCGACAAGTTTATTTGAATTAGAAGATGCTTCATCTCTTCAAGTTGCTGTTCAACCAAACCCATTTGTAGATTATATTTCTACAGGAATATTGGCAGAACAAAGTGGTTCTCATACAATCCGTGTTTTGGATGCTACAGGTAGAACAGTATATCAAACCATTAAAGAACTAAACAGTGGTGCCCAAACAATTGGTCTCAACTTAGGTAATTTACCTGCAGGTTTATATTACTTACAAGTAATGGATCACAAAAATGTCGCTACACAAAAAATTATAAAAAGATAA
- a CDS encoding DUF58 domain-containing protein yields the protein MSILKEFDVRQTGNLELLAKQVVEGFIIGLHKSPFHGFSVEFAEHRIYNPGDSIKNIDWKVFARTDRLYTKQYEEETNLRCQIVIDTSSSMYFPEAPSKKGTPYVNKLAFSTLAAATLMNLLRKQRDAFGLSTFADDLEKHTKAKSSTRHYNLIMAHLDQLLDNPTRNHSTSIAKSLHKIAEATHKRSLIVIFSDMFEQTDESEQLFAALQHLKYNKHEVILFHVVDKRYELDFEFENRPYVFIDIETGEKVRVQSNQVKDFYIDQVKKYKQKLKIKCLQYKIDFVEADVNEGFKQVLTSYLVKRNKMM from the coding sequence ATGAGTATTTTAAAAGAATTTGATGTTCGACAAACGGGCAATTTAGAATTATTAGCCAAGCAAGTCGTAGAAGGATTTATTATTGGGCTACACAAAAGTCCTTTTCATGGTTTTTCGGTAGAATTTGCTGAACATAGGATTTACAATCCAGGTGATTCTATCAAAAATATAGATTGGAAGGTTTTTGCTCGTACGGATCGTTTGTATACCAAACAATATGAAGAAGAAACCAATCTGCGCTGTCAAATTGTGATAGATACCTCTTCTTCCATGTATTTTCCCGAAGCTCCTAGCAAAAAAGGAACACCTTATGTCAACAAATTAGCCTTTAGCACCTTAGCTGCTGCTACCTTGATGAATTTATTAAGAAAACAAAGGGATGCTTTTGGACTAAGCACTTTTGCCGATGACTTGGAAAAACATACCAAAGCAAAATCAAGCACTCGCCATTATAATCTCATTATGGCACACTTGGATCAATTGCTAGACAATCCTACTCGCAATCATAGTACTTCTATTGCAAAATCCTTGCACAAAATTGCAGAAGCCACGCATAAACGTTCCTTAATCGTTATTTTCAGCGATATGTTTGAGCAAACGGATGAAAGCGAACAACTTTTTGCGGCACTCCAACATCTAAAATACAACAAACATGAGGTCATTTTATTTCATGTTGTCGATAAACGCTATGAATTGGACTTTGAGTTTGAAAATCGCCCTTATGTATTTATTGATATTGAAACAGGTGAAAAAGTTCGTGTGCAATCCAACCAAGTCAAAGATTTTTATATTGATCAAGTCAAGAAATACAAACAAAAATTAAAAATAAAGTGTTTACAATATAAAATTGACTTTGTAGAAGCAGATGTAAATGAAGGATTCAAGCAGGTGTTAACTTCTTACTTGGTTAAACGCAATAAAATGATGTAA
- a CDS encoding FMN-binding negative transcriptional regulator → MYIPPKFKLTDESQIRAYICQYPFATLITAVDNYPIATHLPFILEQEGSEWYLLSHMAKANPQWRQLKNTSTLVVFQEPHAYISPTYYEKEENVPTWNYIAVHVYGTVEMLLEPEQAIEVLEKSITTFEKGFQKQWEHLDDGYKKRLLNSMVAFRIKIETLEGKEKLSQNKTEKERQAIAEGLLTISDSSARQLGKIMKNKL, encoded by the coding sequence ATGTATATACCACCCAAATTTAAACTCACTGACGAATCTCAAATAAGAGCTTATATTTGTCAATATCCCTTTGCAACATTAATAACTGCTGTTGATAACTATCCCATTGCCACACACTTGCCGTTTATATTAGAACAAGAGGGAAGCGAATGGTATTTATTGAGCCATATGGCTAAAGCCAATCCACAATGGAGACAGCTAAAAAATACCTCCACACTTGTTGTTTTTCAAGAACCACATGCTTACATCTCTCCTACCTATTATGAAAAGGAAGAAAATGTACCGACATGGAATTATATTGCCGTTCATGTTTATGGAACCGTAGAAATGCTTCTAGAACCAGAACAGGCCATTGAGGTTTTGGAAAAATCTATTACTACCTTTGAAAAAGGCTTCCAAAAGCAATGGGAACATCTAGATGATGGTTACAAAAAACGCTTGCTCAACAGTATGGTTGCCTTTCGAATTAAAATAGAAACATTGGAAGGCAAAGAAAAACTAAGTCAGAACAAAACAGAAAAAGAACGACAAGCAATTGCTGAAGGTTTGCTAACTATTTCGGATAGTTCGGCACGGCAGTTGGGGAAAATAATGAAAAACAAATTATAA
- a CDS encoding OmpA family protein yields the protein MKEFKLAFITIVIVSLTACTYTERIKDGKTAFARKQFNVAIPMLEEEFKKAKDSQVKGETAYMLGESYRRTNQTQAASDWYKRAQTQRYGKDTDIKYARMLQQLQDYDEARRAFQSAGRYAGNVRLYQEEMIACQKAKQWLTAADKNLYKIESLGTNTSATDFSPVLYNADQLIITSDRAESEGKEHYKWTGEKFFDLYLLNINAETVERFEAPFNQSFHQGAPSFGENQNSVFFTQCGSDEKIAVDYCQIMFSKKEGDVWSKPEAIDLGDNAQNYIHPVLSEDGKLLIFACNKEEGFGGYDLYYSIKIGADDEAKWSAPVNLGNKINTDGNEVFPFLDKDTLYFSSDGHIGMGGLDIFRSEKKAHKWQTPQNLKAPMNSGGDDFGFIIDHLNALPKGILQQGYFSSNRLGGQGSDDIYKFQQQIPPPPDTTIVIDSPKIILAINLEGLVKEKVFNEAGNPNSGLSGYENLMGASVQISTIDTAFTLGSDVDGTFFVQLDTATDYNFKATKPGYFTQVATISTKGIVLTEANPDTTLTLEIIMEKIYANQEIVLENIYYDLDKSFIRDDAKPALNELISILKRNPNINIQLSSHTDCQGATGYNEKLSQRRADAAVQYLIQNGINPERLTSKGYGESSLAVDCKCSDCTEEEHQRNRRTTFLVLE from the coding sequence ATGAAGGAATTCAAATTAGCTTTTATCACCATTGTTATCGTTAGTTTGACCGCTTGTACGTACACTGAACGTATTAAAGATGGCAAAACAGCTTTTGCTCGAAAACAATTTAACGTTGCTATTCCCATGCTCGAAGAGGAGTTCAAAAAAGCAAAAGATAGTCAAGTGAAAGGGGAAACAGCTTATATGCTTGGAGAATCGTACCGACGTACCAACCAAACTCAAGCAGCTTCAGATTGGTACAAAAGAGCCCAAACACAACGTTATGGCAAAGACACCGACATCAAATATGCTCGTATGCTACAGCAATTGCAAGATTATGATGAAGCTCGCCGTGCTTTTCAGAGTGCAGGACGTTATGCTGGCAATGTCCGACTGTATCAAGAAGAAATGATTGCTTGTCAAAAAGCAAAACAATGGCTCACAGCAGCAGATAAGAATTTATACAAAATTGAGTCCCTTGGTACGAATACTTCTGCCACGGACTTTAGTCCTGTTCTATACAATGCAGATCAGCTCATCATCACTTCTGATCGAGCAGAAAGTGAAGGAAAGGAGCACTATAAATGGACAGGAGAAAAGTTTTTTGATCTTTACCTTTTGAATATTAATGCTGAAACGGTCGAACGCTTTGAAGCTCCTTTTAATCAATCGTTTCATCAAGGGGCTCCGAGCTTTGGAGAAAATCAAAATAGTGTCTTCTTTACTCAATGCGGAAGTGATGAAAAAATTGCGGTTGACTATTGTCAAATAATGTTTAGTAAAAAAGAAGGTGATGTTTGGTCCAAACCAGAAGCAATTGATTTGGGTGATAATGCTCAAAATTATATCCATCCTGTTTTGTCAGAAGATGGGAAATTACTCATTTTTGCCTGCAACAAGGAAGAAGGTTTTGGAGGATATGACTTATACTATTCTATCAAAATTGGAGCAGATGATGAAGCCAAATGGTCTGCTCCTGTCAATTTGGGCAATAAAATTAATACCGATGGGAACGAAGTATTTCCTTTCTTGGACAAAGACACGCTTTATTTTTCTTCGGATGGACACATTGGAATGGGGGGCTTAGATATCTTTAGGTCTGAAAAAAAGGCACACAAATGGCAGACTCCCCAAAACCTAAAAGCACCGATGAATTCAGGAGGCGATGACTTTGGTTTTATTATAGATCATTTGAATGCTCTGCCCAAAGGGATTCTTCAACAAGGGTACTTTTCCTCTAATCGTCTAGGAGGTCAGGGCAGTGACGATATTTATAAGTTTCAACAACAAATTCCTCCCCCACCAGATACTACTATTGTTATAGATTCGCCTAAAATTATATTGGCAATCAATTTAGAGGGTTTGGTAAAAGAAAAAGTATTCAACGAAGCTGGTAACCCTAATAGTGGTCTATCTGGCTATGAAAACCTTATGGGGGCTTCTGTGCAAATAAGCACTATAGATACGGCATTTACCCTTGGCTCTGATGTAGACGGAACATTTTTCGTTCAATTAGACACGGCAACAGATTATAATTTTAAAGCAACAAAACCAGGTTATTTTACACAAGTAGCCACAATCAGTACAAAAGGAATTGTACTAACAGAAGCTAATCCCGATACAACGTTGACGCTTGAAATTATTATGGAAAAAATATATGCCAATCAAGAGATTGTGCTAGAGAACATCTATTATGACTTAGATAAATCATTCATTCGAGATGATGCCAAACCTGCTCTAAATGAGCTGATCTCAATTTTAAAACGCAATCCGAATATTAATATCCAACTCTCTTCGCATACTGATTGTCAAGGCGCAACAGGTTATAATGAAAAATTATCACAAAGAAGGGCCGATGCTGCCGTTCAATATCTTATTCAAAATGGAATCAATCCTGAACGCTTAACCTCTAAGGGGTATGGAGAAAGTTCACTCGCAGTGGACTGTAAATGCTCTGATTGTACCGAAGAAGAACATCAAAGAAATCGACGAACAACATTTCTTGTCTTAGAATAG
- a CDS encoding CBS domain-containing protein, translated as MGEERVKLASSQGKDEMRNFVRQLLNDVEALEYMLKNDWFEDDVKCIGAEQEMCLINKHYKPAYKAMDILKDFHPEWLTTELAKFNLELNLSPQVFEGTALSKMETELRDYLNQVDNAASKHDTRILLTGILPSLRKFDLSMDQLTPKPRYHALMTALKMLRGSDYELRLDGIDELNLLHDSPLLEACNTSFQVHLQVAPKNFVKMYNIAQAITGPTLAMCTNSPVLFGKRLWHETRIALFAQSIDNRKSKDHLRHKSARVNFGNQWLDKSILEIYKEDILRYRILLGAEIEQNSLEAIEAGKAPKLQALQVHNGTVYRWNRPCYGISPNGKPHLRIENRVLGAGPTVLDEMASTAFWLGTMEGMADQFDDIRKYMSFDDARDNFMKGARSGMDCKFTWINNQKISARDLTKEILLPIARHGLEKRNIDGADIDRYLGIIEERAKRHMNGSRWILQAYTKFQKETHIDESLTSLTAAIYNNQKQSKPAHEWPLPELNEFHHYNPSQLLVEEFMTTDIFTLQKDDLLEFASSLMDWGDISSMPVEDSKGHLIGLITSTQILKFFAQKGKINADTTVGDIMDHNPYTVTQQMKIVDVIKLMKEHNLKVLPVVKGEELIGLISERNFVNMSKRFIQGMSSNL; from the coding sequence ATGGGAGAAGAACGTGTCAAATTAGCCTCTTCGCAAGGCAAAGACGAAATGCGCAATTTTGTAAGACAATTACTCAATGATGTTGAAGCATTAGAATACATGCTAAAAAACGACTGGTTTGAGGATGATGTAAAATGTATTGGCGCAGAACAAGAAATGTGTTTGATTAACAAACATTACAAGCCTGCTTATAAAGCGATGGATATCTTAAAAGATTTTCATCCAGAATGGTTGACTACCGAGTTGGCTAAATTTAATTTAGAGCTAAATTTAAGCCCTCAGGTATTTGAAGGAACTGCTTTGAGCAAAATGGAAACAGAGCTTAGGGATTATTTGAACCAAGTTGATAATGCTGCGTCCAAACACGATACTCGAATCTTGTTAACAGGTATCTTACCTTCGTTACGCAAATTTGACCTGAGTATGGATCAACTGACTCCAAAGCCTCGCTATCACGCCTTGATGACGGCGCTTAAAATGCTTAGAGGGTCTGATTATGAACTTCGATTAGATGGCATCGATGAGCTTAATTTATTGCATGATTCACCACTCCTAGAGGCTTGCAATACAAGTTTTCAGGTACATCTGCAAGTTGCTCCTAAGAACTTTGTCAAAATGTACAATATTGCACAAGCAATTACAGGACCTACACTAGCTATGTGTACCAATTCTCCTGTGTTATTTGGTAAACGTTTGTGGCACGAAACTAGAATTGCTCTTTTTGCTCAATCTATTGACAATAGAAAATCTAAGGATCATCTTAGGCATAAAAGTGCCCGCGTTAATTTTGGCAATCAATGGTTGGACAAGTCTATTTTAGAAATTTACAAAGAAGATATTCTTCGCTATAGAATTTTGCTAGGAGCCGAAATTGAGCAAAATTCTTTAGAGGCCATTGAGGCTGGTAAAGCCCCCAAACTCCAAGCTTTGCAAGTCCACAATGGAACAGTGTATCGTTGGAATCGCCCCTGTTATGGAATTAGCCCTAATGGAAAGCCTCATTTACGCATTGAAAATAGAGTATTGGGCGCTGGTCCTACCGTTTTGGATGAAATGGCTAGTACTGCATTTTGGTTGGGTACAATGGAAGGAATGGCCGATCAATTCGATGATATTCGAAAGTACATGAGTTTTGACGATGCTCGGGACAACTTCATGAAAGGCGCCCGTTCTGGTATGGATTGTAAATTTACTTGGATTAACAATCAAAAGATATCTGCTCGTGATTTAACCAAAGAAATTTTACTTCCTATTGCTCGCCATGGATTAGAAAAACGAAATATTGATGGGGCTGATATAGATCGCTATTTGGGCATCATAGAAGAACGTGCCAAGCGCCATATGAATGGCTCTAGATGGATTTTGCAAGCCTATACTAAATTTCAAAAAGAAACACATATTGACGAAAGCTTAACTTCATTGACAGCAGCCATTTACAACAATCAAAAACAAAGTAAACCTGCACACGAATGGCCTTTGCCTGAACTAAATGAGTTCCACCATTACAACCCTTCACAATTGCTTGTTGAAGAGTTTATGACTACTGATATTTTTACCTTGCAAAAAGATGATTTGTTGGAATTTGCTTCTTCGCTAATGGATTGGGGCGATATTTCGTCCATGCCTGTTGAAGACTCTAAAGGGCATTTAATTGGTTTGATTACATCTACTCAGATATTAAAATTCTTTGCTCAAAAAGGCAAAATTAACGCTGATACGACAGTAGGTGATATTATGGATCATAATCCTTACACAGTCACCCAACAAATGAAAATAGTAGATGTTATTAAATTGATGAAAGAACACAACCTAAAGGTACTCCCTGTTGTAAAAGGAGAAGAATTGATTGGTCTCATTTCAGAGCGCAACTTTGTTAATATGTCTAAACGCTTTATTCAAGGCATGAGTTCTAACCTTTAA
- a CDS encoding DUF937 domain-containing protein, which produces MDLMNMFKQQMTNAVVSQMAQKVGLGGNEQQTSQAAQNVFTTLMGAVTKNASTPQGAESLNKALEKDHDGSVMNNLMSFLGSGPTQNVAPRAEDGNGILKHMLGNKQASVVQGLSQMNNMSPEATQSLMTTVAPMVMSLLGKAKQQQGFDASSITQFLGNQQAQTNNSQLSGIMSMLDSDGDGSVIDDLGNMLGGFFGK; this is translated from the coding sequence ATGGATTTAATGAATATGTTCAAGCAGCAAATGACCAATGCTGTTGTTAGCCAAATGGCTCAAAAAGTAGGCTTAGGGGGAAATGAACAGCAAACTTCTCAAGCTGCTCAAAATGTTTTTACAACATTAATGGGAGCCGTGACCAAAAATGCTTCTACTCCTCAAGGAGCAGAATCGTTGAATAAGGCATTAGAAAAAGACCACGATGGAAGCGTGATGAATAATTTGATGAGCTTTTTAGGCAGTGGTCCTACTCAGAACGTGGCGCCAAGAGCTGAAGATGGAAATGGTATCTTAAAGCATATGTTAGGCAACAAGCAAGCCTCGGTGGTGCAGGGCTTGAGTCAAATGAACAATATGAGTCCTGAGGCAACACAATCGTTGATGACTACTGTTGCACCAATGGTCATGAGTTTACTTGGAAAAGCAAAGCAGCAGCAAGGCTTTGATGCTTCGAGTATTACACAGTTTTTAGGAAATCAACAAGCGCAAACCAATAACAGCCAATTGAGTGGCATTATGTCTATGTTGGATAGCGATGGAGACGGAAGTGTAATTGATGATTTAGGAAATATGCTAGGTGGATTCTTTGGGAAGTAA